One Microplitis demolitor isolate Queensland-Clemson2020A chromosome 2, iyMicDemo2.1a, whole genome shotgun sequence DNA segment encodes these proteins:
- the LOC103568464 gene encoding CAP-Gly domain-containing linker protein 1 isoform X3: MSEKASGLRQPSKIGRPCCTVPPKPAVPPSPSPRSSMNTSVVLTEDTDSFIIGDRVWVGGSKPGSIAYIGETQFAPGEWAGVVLDDPIGKNDGSVAGARYFQCAPKHGIFSRLTRLTRFPLSDPSFSSSRIKSPANPDSRLNKSISPSLNASMTSLSSVSPRDLKIGDRVIVSSSQGSKTGVLRFMGETEFANGEWCGVELDDPVGKNDGSVADKRYFECRPMHGLFAPAHKVSRSPSSKRPSICVVHKPTGAALNSSLRKTSSRESLTSLSSLASTTASTATRGATRKTGLRTSTPARSSLQEMLKEKQQEIDMLRKERDLERERITKAATQADHAEQKIVKLQKEYDKYREDMEKAVLEAQSALEKLLDEKSQLFAQLEEERQKSEDLLFRFEEESVNKEDIQKERAEEGVINTYNESKINELESQLTKERERVIQLEKEHARLLEAEQELVKLQNETTEFFELQNRNWCLEEAKITLEKQILERNDLIKEHEEKINELEVKVSRQEEENVGKKDQEIGDQKIYQEIKQSLEEKTKLLEKITKEREHDSEVMKQEIEKLKCQIEKIIEEGKLERDSIVAKYEKVIEDKDRLVELKSKELEDETVRHAEDQKTALGQLRAENQEQINKLSKNLNEQLVNKDQQIDELKLKHQENLLQLEKLAQDLKNQESLAQDKDAELKKALEQLEELSKKLKIAEEMNHELKIKIENLQMNSGNENKIIIEEKQRLEESLASLQKTSTAYSAQLEKLNEDLKVKETELVELQKSKDAEIKQLVESFESKLEEKTRFITEINADMTQKSTRISNLEHEIKELKSLLASKDEEINSLLEKTSELKDAITLSEQTKTNLESELRMYEVNIAEFNQKLSHSEEKISQLIEQKSKLEAEISSVISTSADSSDQLIKYNEDLRLKEKELDQLRERVFELENLSTSSEAKLNRAEEELKAVNQVVEQLRGESGELKDQLDAQVKSKEELNAEISALKIKEVELGEVMKIKDALVEENKIKQQTVEDLNKKLKITEDNLSSLSDKYSSLSSASEEKSQALQKHADELELKLKSLLEESKNLQESKEKLINEKSVSERSFEDFRLKLEAEKESRVRLEALAGEKESLVKSLEIRIDDLKKEKEEASLVVQDLNAKYNDSLTQLALANSNYASAQSEASLEVATLKEQITHLESSNKDLKKSIEVMNQSAGEWKDKLSESASYAKELEGKIKELESLTANKSAECEKLKVELMGIKDTGVEWQEEKNRYLKSIEDGAKDKAALEEKVKVIESEREVFKKELEVKLKDLGERDSLVESLKNEQLQSLRDSKAAFDQKLKQLELELEKSCKEMNIVKSKNQELETVIASVKDELNNRDDLVASLQKQIDGMKKDKDELTNGDKTKDHELEVKRLEIDAVKVENKNLQTVKVSLEKNLKDAEIKIQSLTDLVANNENEIVKRTQSLADELTKVKKDSEMLRENHNLLDKENKQLSTKLSHTLEELKTKMENNKNLTEINSSRQTIVMNDVKKNNGNNDNDVNLTQLIEDNETYKGQIDFLNSVIVDMQKKNEKLLCKIEVLEMGIPANEADDYSKFTIDKKTATPRMFCDICDQFDLHETEDCPKQSQDFEVEQTVKKSSKKVAVERPYCENCEMFGHDTAQCDDAETF, from the exons atacgAGCGTCGTATTGACTGAAGATACTGACAGTTTTATTATTGGAGACCGAGTATGGGTCGGAGGATCAAAACCTGGATCAATTGCTTACATTGGCGAGACACAGTTTGCTCCTGGAGAATGGGCTGGTGTTGTCTTGGATGATCCCattg gaaaaaatGATGGATCAGTTGCAGGAGCGCGCTATTTTCAGTGCGCACCTAAGCACGGAATATTTTCACGTTTAACTCGTCTTACACGTTTTCCACTTTCTGATCCATCATTCTCATCATCGAGAATTAAAAGTCCTGCGAATCCTGACAGCCGTCttaataaatctatttcaCCGTCACTAA atGCCTCAATGACAAGTCTGTCTTCCGTATCACCacgtgatttaaaaattggagaCCGTGTTATCGTATCGTCAAGCCAAGGAAGTAAAACAGGAGTACTGAGATTTATGGGTGAGACTGAATTCGCGAATGGTGAATGGTGTGGAGTTGAATTGGATGATCCTGTTGGTAAAAATGATGGTTCTGTTGCTGATAAAAG gTACTTTGAATGTCGTCCTATGCATGGACTATTTGCGCCTGCACACAAAGTATCAAGATCACCGTCAAGTAAACGACCATCTATTTGCGTGGTCCATAAACCCACTGGAGCTGCACTTAATTCCTCATTACGTAAAACAAGTTCCAGAGAATCATTGACTTCCTTATCGAGCTTAGCGAGTACAACAGCAAGTACCGCGACCCGCGGAGCCACGAGG AAGACAGGCTTACGTACTTCAACACCTGCCCGAAGCTCATTGCAG GAGATGTTGAAGGAGAAGCAGCAGGAAATAGATATGTTGAGAAAAGAAAGAGATCTTGAGCGCGAACGTATTACTAAAGCTGCTACTCAAGCTGATCATGCTGAGCAAAAAATAGTTAAGCTACAAAAAGAATATGATAAG TATCGGGAAGATATGGAGAAGGCGGTTTTGGAGGCGCAGTCGGcgctagaaaaattattggacgAAAAAAGTCAACTATTTGCGCAGCTTGAGGAAGAGAGACAAAAAAGCGAAGATTTATTGTTTCGCTTTGAAGAAGAATCTGTTAACAAAGAAGATATTCAG AAAGAGAGAGCTGAAGAAgga gtAATTAACACTTATAAtgagagtaaaataaatgagttgGAGAGTCAATTAACTAAAGAACGAGAACGAGTGATACAACTTGAGAAAGAACATGCGCGTCTACTTGAAGCTGAACAAGAGTTGGTAAAGTTACAGAATGAAACGACGGAATTTTTCg aaTTGCAGAACCGTAATTGGTGTCTGGAGGAAGCTAAAATAACTCTAGAGAAACAGATACTTGAGAGAAACGACTTGATAAAAGaacatgaagaaaaaattaatgagctGGAAGTTAAAGTGAGTAGGCAAGAGGAAGAAAATGTTGGCAAGAAAGATCAAGAAATTGGTGatcagaaaatttatcaagaaatTAAGCAGAGTTTGGAGGAGAAGACAAAACttctagaaaaaattaccaaGGAAAGGGAACATGATAGTGAAGTCATGAAAcaggaaattgaaaaattgaaatgtcaaattgagaaaattattgaagaggGTAAGCTGGAACGGGATTCTATTGTAGCAAAGtatgaaaaagttattgaagatAAGGACAGACTTGTTGAATTAAAGAGTAAAGAGTTGGAGGATGAAACTGTCCGACATGCAGAGGATCAAAAGACTGCGTTGGGTCAGCTTAGGGCGGAAAATCAAGagcagataaataaattatctaaaaatttgaatgagcAATTGGTAAACAAGGATCAGCAGATTGATGAGTTGAAGCTGAAGcaccaagaaaatttattgcagcTCGAAAAACTTGCTCAGGATCTTAAAAATCAGGAGTCACTGGCTCAAGACAAGGATGCGGAGTTGAAAAAAGCTCTCGAGCAGCTAGAAGAGTTGAGTAAGAAGCTCAAGATTGCGGAAGAAATGAATCAcgagttgaaaataaaaatagaaaatttgcaAATGAACTctggaaatgaaaataaaataattattgaagaaaaacaaaGGCTTGAAGAATCTCTGGCCAGTCTTCAGAAAACTTCTACTGCCTATTCAGCTCAATTGGAAAAGCTCAATGAAGATTTGAAAGTAAAGGAAACTGAGCTAGTGGAGCTCCAGAAATCAAAGGACGCGGAAATAAAACAATTGGTAGAGAGTTTTGAAAGTAAGTTGGAAGAAAAGACACGATTTATCACGGAAATAAATGCTGACATGACCCAAAAGTCTACGAGGATTAGTAACCTGGAGCACGAAATCAAGGAACTGAAATCTTTGTTAGCTAGCAAGGATGAGGAGATCAATAGTCTGCTGGAAAAAACTTCGGAGTTGAAGGATGCAATCACTTTGTCTGAGCAAACTAAAACAAATTTGGAAAGTGAGCTCAGAATGTATGAAGTTAATATCGCGGAATTTAATCAAAAGTTGTCGCACtctgaagaaaaaatatcacaATTAATTGAACAGAAGAGCAAACTCGAGGCTGAAATATCTAGTGTTATCAGTACGTCTGCTGATTCTTCTGATCAGCTGATCAAGTACAATGAAGACTTGAGGCTGAAGGAAAAGGAACTGGATCAACTGCGCGAGCGAGTATTTGAACTAGAGAACTTGTCAACTTCATCGGAAGCTAAATTAAATCGCGCTGAAGAAGAGCTTAAAGCTGTTAATCAAGTCGTTGAACAGTTGAGAGGTGAATCTGGTGAGCTCAAGGATCAGTTGGATGCTCAGGTGAAGTCCAAAGAGGAATTGAATGCAGAAATTAGTGCGCTAAAGATTAAAGAAGTAGAATTGGGTGAAGTTATGAAGATTAAAGACGCTTTGGtggaggaaaataaaataaagcagCAGACAGTTgaagatttgaataaaaaattgaaaattactgAGGATAATTTGTCTAGTTTAAGTGACAAGTACTCGTCATTGTCGTCTGCGAGTGAAGAAAAGTCTCAAGCGTTGCAAAAGCATGCGGATGAATTGGAACTGAAACTTAAAAGTTTGTTGGAAGAGAGTAAAAATTTGCAAGagagtaaagaaaaattaattaacgaaaaatcTGTGAGTGAGAGATCTTTCGAAGATTTTAGGCTGAAGTTGGAGGCAGAGAAAGAGTCTAGGGTTCGTTTGGAAGCTTTGGCTGGAGAAAAGGAAAGTCTGGTCAAGAGTTTGGAGATCAGGATTGATGATCTGAAGAAGGAGAAAGAGGAAGCTAGTTTGGTAGTCCAGGATCTTAATGCCAAGTACAATGACAGTCTTACTCAATTGGCTTTGGCTAATTCGAATTATGCTAGTGCTCAATCTGAAGCCTCGTTGGAGGTTGCGACACTGAAGGAACAGATCACGCACTTGGAATCGAGTAACAAAGATCTTAAAAAATCCATCGAGGTGATGAATCAGTCGGCAGGGGAATGGAAAGATAAATTAAGTGAGTCTGCGAGTTATGCTAAAGAACTTGAAGGTAAGATAAAAGAACTAGAATCTTTGACTGCTAATAAAAGCGCAGAGTGTGAAAAATTGAAGGTTGAGTTGATGGGAATTAAAGACACGGGAGTTGAATGGCAGGAGGAGAAGAATCGGTACTTGAAGAGCATCGAAGATGGTGCGAAAGACAAGGCGGCGTTGGAGGAAAAAGTTAAAGTGATTGAGAGTGAGCgcgaagtttttaaaaaagagtTGGAAGTTAAATTGAAAGATCTTGGAGAGCGTGACAGTTTGGTTGAGAGTTTGAAGAACGAACAGCTGCAATCTTTACGAGACTCAAAGGCTGCTTTTGATCAGAAACTGAAGCAGTTGGAACTGGAGCTTGAAAAATCTTGTAAAGAAATGAATATAGTAAAAAGTAAGAATCAAGAGCTCGAAACAGTTATCGCGAGTGTCAAAGACGAGCTTAATAATCGTGATGATCTAGTTGCTAGTTTGCAGAAGCAGATTGATGGAATGAAGAAAGACAAAGATGAATTAACTAACGGAGATAAAACTAAGGATCATGAATTAGAAGTTAAACGATTGGAAATCGATGCCGTAAaagtggaaaataaaaatcttcagACTGTTAAAGTatctttggaaaaaaatttgaaggatgcggaaataaaaattcaatcgcTTACTGATCTCGTAgcaaataatgaaaatgaaatagtCAAACGCACTCAGAGTCTGGCAGACGAATTGACAAAAGTTAAAAAGGACTCCGAAATGTTGAGAGAAAATCACAACTTATTggacaaagaaaataaacagTTGTCAACTAAATTGAGTCACACATTAGAAGAGCTAAAGACTAAgatggaaaataataaaaatttaacggaAATAAATTCATCCCGTCAAACTATCGTTATGAATGacgtaaagaaaaataatgggaataatgataatgacgTTAATTTAACGCAGTTGATCGAAGACAATGAGACTTACAAAGGACAAATCGATTTTTTGAACTCTGTAATTGTGGACATGcagaagaaaaatgaaaaattgttgtgcAAAATAGAAGTCCTCGAGATGGGCATACCGGCAAATGAAGCCGATGACTACAGTAAATTTActatagataaaaaaacagCCACACCGAGGATGTTCTGTGATATTTGTGACCAATTCGATCTTCATGAAACTGAAGATTGTCCCAAACAATCGCAAGACTTTGAAGTAGAacaaactgtaaaaaaatcgtCTAAGAAAGTTGCCGTCGAAAGGCCTTACTGTGAAAATTGCGAga TGTTTGGACATGACACTGCCCAGTGTGATGATGCTGAGACATTTTAG
- the LOC103568464 gene encoding CAP-Gly domain-containing linker protein 2 isoform X4: protein MEPIYENPIRRSDALRRGSDTSVVLTEDTDSFIIGDRVWVGGSKPGSIAYIGETQFAPGEWAGVVLDDPIGKNDGSVAGARYFQCAPKHGIFSRLTRLTRFPLSDPSFSSSRIKSPANPDSRLNKSISPSLNASMTSLSSVSPRDLKIGDRVIVSSSQGSKTGVLRFMGETEFANGEWCGVELDDPVGKNDGSVADKRYFECRPMHGLFAPAHKVSRSPSSKRPSICVVHKPTGAALNSSLRKTSSRESLTSLSSLASTTASTATRGATRKTGLRTSTPARSSLQEMLKEKQQEIDMLRKERDLERERITKAATQADHAEQKIVKLQKEYDKYREDMEKAVLEAQSALEKLLDEKSQLFAQLEEERQKSEDLLFRFEEESVNKEDIQKERAEEGVINTYNESKINELESQLTKERERVIQLEKEHARLLEAEQELVKLQNETTEFFELQNRNWCLEEAKITLEKQILERNDLIKEHEEKINELEVKVSRQEEENVGKKDQEIGDQKIYQEIKQSLEEKTKLLEKITKEREHDSEVMKQEIEKLKCQIEKIIEEGKLERDSIVAKYEKVIEDKDRLVELKSKELEDETVRHAEDQKTALGQLRAENQEQINKLSKNLNEQLVNKDQQIDELKLKHQENLLQLEKLAQDLKNQESLAQDKDAELKKALEQLEELSKKLKIAEEMNHELKIKIENLQMNSGNENKIIIEEKQRLEESLASLQKTSTAYSAQLEKLNEDLKVKETELVELQKSKDAEIKQLVESFESKLEEKTRFITEINADMTQKSTRISNLEHEIKELKSLLASKDEEINSLLEKTSELKDAITLSEQTKTNLESELRMYEVNIAEFNQKLSHSEEKISQLIEQKSKLEAEISSVISTSADSSDQLIKYNEDLRLKEKELDQLRERVFELENLSTSSEAKLNRAEEELKAVNQVVEQLRGESGELKDQLDAQVKSKEELNAEISALKIKEVELGEVMKIKDALVEENKIKQQTVEDLNKKLKITEDNLSSLSDKYSSLSSASEEKSQALQKHADELELKLKSLLEESKNLQESKEKLINEKSVSERSFEDFRLKLEAEKESRVRLEALAGEKESLVKSLEIRIDDLKKEKEEASLVVQDLNAKYNDSLTQLALANSNYASAQSEASLEVATLKEQITHLESSNKDLKKSIEVMNQSAGEWKDKLSESASYAKELEGKIKELESLTANKSAECEKLKVELMGIKDTGVEWQEEKNRYLKSIEDGAKDKAALEEKVKVIESEREVFKKELEVKLKDLGERDSLVESLKNEQLQSLRDSKAAFDQKLKQLELELEKSCKEMNIVKSKNQELETVIASVKDELNNRDDLVASLQKQIDGMKKDKDELTNGDKTKDHELEVKRLEIDAVKVENKNLQTVKVSLEKNLKDAEIKIQSLTDLVANNENEIVKRTQSLADELTKVKKDSEMLRENHNLLDKENKQLSTKLSHTLEELKTKMENNKNLTEINSSRQTIVMNDVKKNNGNNDNDVNLTQLIEDNETYKGQIDFLNSVIVDMQKKNEKLLCKIEVLEMGIPANEADDYSKFTIDKKTATPRMFCDICDQFDLHETEDCPKQSQDFEVEQTVKKSSKKVAVERPYCENCEMFGHDTAQCDDAETF from the exons ATGGAGCCGATTTATGAAAATCCAATCCGTAGATCTGATGCACTACGTCGTGGATCAG atacgAGCGTCGTATTGACTGAAGATACTGACAGTTTTATTATTGGAGACCGAGTATGGGTCGGAGGATCAAAACCTGGATCAATTGCTTACATTGGCGAGACACAGTTTGCTCCTGGAGAATGGGCTGGTGTTGTCTTGGATGATCCCattg gaaaaaatGATGGATCAGTTGCAGGAGCGCGCTATTTTCAGTGCGCACCTAAGCACGGAATATTTTCACGTTTAACTCGTCTTACACGTTTTCCACTTTCTGATCCATCATTCTCATCATCGAGAATTAAAAGTCCTGCGAATCCTGACAGCCGTCttaataaatctatttcaCCGTCACTAA atGCCTCAATGACAAGTCTGTCTTCCGTATCACCacgtgatttaaaaattggagaCCGTGTTATCGTATCGTCAAGCCAAGGAAGTAAAACAGGAGTACTGAGATTTATGGGTGAGACTGAATTCGCGAATGGTGAATGGTGTGGAGTTGAATTGGATGATCCTGTTGGTAAAAATGATGGTTCTGTTGCTGATAAAAG gTACTTTGAATGTCGTCCTATGCATGGACTATTTGCGCCTGCACACAAAGTATCAAGATCACCGTCAAGTAAACGACCATCTATTTGCGTGGTCCATAAACCCACTGGAGCTGCACTTAATTCCTCATTACGTAAAACAAGTTCCAGAGAATCATTGACTTCCTTATCGAGCTTAGCGAGTACAACAGCAAGTACCGCGACCCGCGGAGCCACGAGG AAGACAGGCTTACGTACTTCAACACCTGCCCGAAGCTCATTGCAG GAGATGTTGAAGGAGAAGCAGCAGGAAATAGATATGTTGAGAAAAGAAAGAGATCTTGAGCGCGAACGTATTACTAAAGCTGCTACTCAAGCTGATCATGCTGAGCAAAAAATAGTTAAGCTACAAAAAGAATATGATAAG TATCGGGAAGATATGGAGAAGGCGGTTTTGGAGGCGCAGTCGGcgctagaaaaattattggacgAAAAAAGTCAACTATTTGCGCAGCTTGAGGAAGAGAGACAAAAAAGCGAAGATTTATTGTTTCGCTTTGAAGAAGAATCTGTTAACAAAGAAGATATTCAG AAAGAGAGAGCTGAAGAAgga gtAATTAACACTTATAAtgagagtaaaataaatgagttgGAGAGTCAATTAACTAAAGAACGAGAACGAGTGATACAACTTGAGAAAGAACATGCGCGTCTACTTGAAGCTGAACAAGAGTTGGTAAAGTTACAGAATGAAACGACGGAATTTTTCg aaTTGCAGAACCGTAATTGGTGTCTGGAGGAAGCTAAAATAACTCTAGAGAAACAGATACTTGAGAGAAACGACTTGATAAAAGaacatgaagaaaaaattaatgagctGGAAGTTAAAGTGAGTAGGCAAGAGGAAGAAAATGTTGGCAAGAAAGATCAAGAAATTGGTGatcagaaaatttatcaagaaatTAAGCAGAGTTTGGAGGAGAAGACAAAACttctagaaaaaattaccaaGGAAAGGGAACATGATAGTGAAGTCATGAAAcaggaaattgaaaaattgaaatgtcaaattgagaaaattattgaagaggGTAAGCTGGAACGGGATTCTATTGTAGCAAAGtatgaaaaagttattgaagatAAGGACAGACTTGTTGAATTAAAGAGTAAAGAGTTGGAGGATGAAACTGTCCGACATGCAGAGGATCAAAAGACTGCGTTGGGTCAGCTTAGGGCGGAAAATCAAGagcagataaataaattatctaaaaatttgaatgagcAATTGGTAAACAAGGATCAGCAGATTGATGAGTTGAAGCTGAAGcaccaagaaaatttattgcagcTCGAAAAACTTGCTCAGGATCTTAAAAATCAGGAGTCACTGGCTCAAGACAAGGATGCGGAGTTGAAAAAAGCTCTCGAGCAGCTAGAAGAGTTGAGTAAGAAGCTCAAGATTGCGGAAGAAATGAATCAcgagttgaaaataaaaatagaaaatttgcaAATGAACTctggaaatgaaaataaaataattattgaagaaaaacaaaGGCTTGAAGAATCTCTGGCCAGTCTTCAGAAAACTTCTACTGCCTATTCAGCTCAATTGGAAAAGCTCAATGAAGATTTGAAAGTAAAGGAAACTGAGCTAGTGGAGCTCCAGAAATCAAAGGACGCGGAAATAAAACAATTGGTAGAGAGTTTTGAAAGTAAGTTGGAAGAAAAGACACGATTTATCACGGAAATAAATGCTGACATGACCCAAAAGTCTACGAGGATTAGTAACCTGGAGCACGAAATCAAGGAACTGAAATCTTTGTTAGCTAGCAAGGATGAGGAGATCAATAGTCTGCTGGAAAAAACTTCGGAGTTGAAGGATGCAATCACTTTGTCTGAGCAAACTAAAACAAATTTGGAAAGTGAGCTCAGAATGTATGAAGTTAATATCGCGGAATTTAATCAAAAGTTGTCGCACtctgaagaaaaaatatcacaATTAATTGAACAGAAGAGCAAACTCGAGGCTGAAATATCTAGTGTTATCAGTACGTCTGCTGATTCTTCTGATCAGCTGATCAAGTACAATGAAGACTTGAGGCTGAAGGAAAAGGAACTGGATCAACTGCGCGAGCGAGTATTTGAACTAGAGAACTTGTCAACTTCATCGGAAGCTAAATTAAATCGCGCTGAAGAAGAGCTTAAAGCTGTTAATCAAGTCGTTGAACAGTTGAGAGGTGAATCTGGTGAGCTCAAGGATCAGTTGGATGCTCAGGTGAAGTCCAAAGAGGAATTGAATGCAGAAATTAGTGCGCTAAAGATTAAAGAAGTAGAATTGGGTGAAGTTATGAAGATTAAAGACGCTTTGGtggaggaaaataaaataaagcagCAGACAGTTgaagatttgaataaaaaattgaaaattactgAGGATAATTTGTCTAGTTTAAGTGACAAGTACTCGTCATTGTCGTCTGCGAGTGAAGAAAAGTCTCAAGCGTTGCAAAAGCATGCGGATGAATTGGAACTGAAACTTAAAAGTTTGTTGGAAGAGAGTAAAAATTTGCAAGagagtaaagaaaaattaattaacgaaaaatcTGTGAGTGAGAGATCTTTCGAAGATTTTAGGCTGAAGTTGGAGGCAGAGAAAGAGTCTAGGGTTCGTTTGGAAGCTTTGGCTGGAGAAAAGGAAAGTCTGGTCAAGAGTTTGGAGATCAGGATTGATGATCTGAAGAAGGAGAAAGAGGAAGCTAGTTTGGTAGTCCAGGATCTTAATGCCAAGTACAATGACAGTCTTACTCAATTGGCTTTGGCTAATTCGAATTATGCTAGTGCTCAATCTGAAGCCTCGTTGGAGGTTGCGACACTGAAGGAACAGATCACGCACTTGGAATCGAGTAACAAAGATCTTAAAAAATCCATCGAGGTGATGAATCAGTCGGCAGGGGAATGGAAAGATAAATTAAGTGAGTCTGCGAGTTATGCTAAAGAACTTGAAGGTAAGATAAAAGAACTAGAATCTTTGACTGCTAATAAAAGCGCAGAGTGTGAAAAATTGAAGGTTGAGTTGATGGGAATTAAAGACACGGGAGTTGAATGGCAGGAGGAGAAGAATCGGTACTTGAAGAGCATCGAAGATGGTGCGAAAGACAAGGCGGCGTTGGAGGAAAAAGTTAAAGTGATTGAGAGTGAGCgcgaagtttttaaaaaagagtTGGAAGTTAAATTGAAAGATCTTGGAGAGCGTGACAGTTTGGTTGAGAGTTTGAAGAACGAACAGCTGCAATCTTTACGAGACTCAAAGGCTGCTTTTGATCAGAAACTGAAGCAGTTGGAACTGGAGCTTGAAAAATCTTGTAAAGAAATGAATATAGTAAAAAGTAAGAATCAAGAGCTCGAAACAGTTATCGCGAGTGTCAAAGACGAGCTTAATAATCGTGATGATCTAGTTGCTAGTTTGCAGAAGCAGATTGATGGAATGAAGAAAGACAAAGATGAATTAACTAACGGAGATAAAACTAAGGATCATGAATTAGAAGTTAAACGATTGGAAATCGATGCCGTAAaagtggaaaataaaaatcttcagACTGTTAAAGTatctttggaaaaaaatttgaaggatgcggaaataaaaattcaatcgcTTACTGATCTCGTAgcaaataatgaaaatgaaatagtCAAACGCACTCAGAGTCTGGCAGACGAATTGACAAAAGTTAAAAAGGACTCCGAAATGTTGAGAGAAAATCACAACTTATTggacaaagaaaataaacagTTGTCAACTAAATTGAGTCACACATTAGAAGAGCTAAAGACTAAgatggaaaataataaaaatttaacggaAATAAATTCATCCCGTCAAACTATCGTTATGAATGacgtaaagaaaaataatgggaataatgataatgacgTTAATTTAACGCAGTTGATCGAAGACAATGAGACTTACAAAGGACAAATCGATTTTTTGAACTCTGTAATTGTGGACATGcagaagaaaaatgaaaaattgttgtgcAAAATAGAAGTCCTCGAGATGGGCATACCGGCAAATGAAGCCGATGACTACAGTAAATTTActatagataaaaaaacagCCACACCGAGGATGTTCTGTGATATTTGTGACCAATTCGATCTTCATGAAACTGAAGATTGTCCCAAACAATCGCAAGACTTTGAAGTAGAacaaactgtaaaaaaatcgtCTAAGAAAGTTGCCGTCGAAAGGCCTTACTGTGAAAATTGCGAga TGTTTGGACATGACACTGCCCAGTGTGATGATGCTGAGACATTTTAG